In Hyalangium gracile, the genomic window ATATTCGATAACCCGTGCGGCGCGGCCGGCTCCGCCTCATGAGCGGCTGCGGTAACACGTTCCGTGCGCCTCGGTGTTCCGTGCCGGCAAGCACAACACCCGGAGGCACACGGATGAAACCCACTCGAACCCTGTCGTGTCTGCTGAGTGCCTTCGCACTCGGCGGACTCGCGGGCTGCTCCACCTCGGATGCGGAGCTGGACCCAGCCCCGACGACGACACAGTCCGAAGCGGGACTCTCATCGGCGGCCAGGGCCGCCACGGGCAGGCAGCTCTTCCAGCACGCGCTCCCGAACACCAACGGGCGCTCCTGCGCCACCTGCCACGTCCTCGACGAGGACACGGCCCTGCTGCCCCAGAGCGTCGAGGCGCGCCTGGCTCGCAACCCTCGAGACCCGCTGTTCAACCGCCTCGACGCGGACGACCCGCTCGCCCCCACCCCCACGTACGAGCACCTCAAGAAGGGGCTCGTGCGCATCATCCTGCCGCTGCCCGCCAACATGGATGTCATCGACACGGCGGGCAACGTCATCACTCCCCCGGACCGGAAGATCTTCGTCTGGCGGGGAGTCCCCAGCATCGCGGACACGGCCATCACCGCGCCCTACCTCTTCGACGGCCGCGCCACCACGCTCCAGCAGCAGGCCCAGGCCGCCATCCACGACCACAGCCAGGGCGGTGACGTGAGTCAGCGGACGCTCGACCGGATCGCCGACTTCGAGCGCAGCGTCTTCTCCTCGGGTCGCGCGCGGTTCGTCTCGCAGCTGCTCGACTACGGCGTCCCCCTCGAGAACATCCCCGTCCCCGAGAACTTCATGGCGCTCAGCCCCCAGGAGCAGCGCGGCCGAGATATCTACGCGGCGGCCTGCCAGGCCTGCCACGGCGGCGCCACCACGAGGCAGATCGTCAACCGCCCCGTCCACGACTTCCTGTTCTCGGCGCTCAAGCCTGATGGCAACGTCGTCTACACCATCGTTCCTGGCCAGGGCCCCGTCCGGGTGCTGGAGCCTCGCCCCGATGACGAGTTCCTGCTCGTCGGGTTCAGCTACTTCTCGTACCTCGGCCAGCTCGGGCTCTTCCCCACCTTCAATGCCTCGGTCGAGCTGCCTCGCTACCGCTTCCGCTTCTACACGGACGGCACGCGCCAGCAGCAGGTGACCGACCTGCCGCCCATCCCGGTGACGGCCAGCGGAGATCCCTTCGATCTGGTCCCCGCCCTGGATGAGAACGGAGCCCCCATCGCCGGCCCCAACAACGCCCCTCAGTGGTTCTCGACGGATCCGGGGCGCGCCCTCATCACCGGAGACCCGCTGGACTTCGAGGCCTTCGACGTCCCACCGCTCCGAGGCGTCGCGCGCACCGCTCCGTACTTCCACGACAACAGCTTCGCGACCCTGCCGGAGGTGGTGGACGCCTACAGCCAGTTCCTGCTGCCCTTCGTCCCCGCGCTGAACCTGCCCCCGGTCCACCCGCCCCAGTTCCCCGGCGGGCCGCCCGAAGCGCTCAGCCCGGCCCAGAAGCAGGACCTGCTCGCCTTCCTCAACCGGCTCTGAGCAACCCCGGTCCTCGCGGGCGGAACCTCACTCCGCTCGCGAGGCGCTGAACACGAGCTGCGTCTGCTGCTCGCCCGTGCCCGCCACCACCGTGAACGTGCGCTCCACGGCCTTGAGGCCCTGGACGCTCCTGGTGGATAGGTCGAGCAGCATCGCGCCGAACGCCTTCACGTGGAACGAGACGAGCCAGAGCTCCTCCAGCTCCGAGAACACGCTGTCGATGAGGGTGGGATCCGCCCCCTGCACCAGCCCGTCCCTCAGCCGAGCCATGCCGGACACCAGGCGCTGCCAGCGCACGTACGTGCCGCCATACATGCCGCCCACGTCCGCCAGCCGCGAGTTCTTGTCCAGCACGTCCGCGAAGGTGTTGGCCCGCCCCGTCCCCTCCCAGAACGCGACCTCCCCGCCCACGCCCTTGGCGATCCTGTCCTGCTTGAGCCACGCCGCGGCGCGCTGCGCGGCCTTCTGCGGCGTCCAGTCCTTGGCCTTCTCCGTCAGGTACGCCATCCACAGCGGCGCGTAGACGCCCTGGCGGAACTCGGGCTCGGAGCGGGCGCGGATGGAGGACCAGGGCATGGAGCGCGCCAGCGCCTTGGCGAAGAACTCCGGCTGGCCGAACGCCACCAGGGACGTCAGCTCCCGGAACAGGGTGTCGGCCAGCTTCACCTCCAGGCGGACCTCCACGGGCCCACCCTTGGCCGCGTCCCGGATCTGCTTGAAGACCTGCTCCTCGTCCGCGTCATCCAGCACGTGCCAGACGATGGCCTCGTCGATGGCCTGGCGCAGCGACTCATCCGAGAGCTTCCCGTTGCGCCGCAGCAACATGTAGAGGCCGAAGTCGAAGTCCCGCACGGTGGGCTCGGACTTGAACCCGCCCATGTCGCACTTGAAGTCGATGGACCAGCCGCCCCGATCCTGGAAGAGGCCACCCTCGTAGCTGCGCAAGCCCACGTAGGCGTAGCGCTTCGGACCGTGGACGCGATCCGGCGAGCCATACTGCGTCACGCGCTGGAGCTTCTTCTGCGTCTGGCTATGGAGCAGCGACCACTTCGAGAAGCCGAGCGAGAAGCCCCACGCCTCGTTCAGCGTCCGCGTGGCCTGCTGGAAGTAGCTGCGCAGCGCCCCGGGCTCGATCTTTCCGAGCACCTGTGAGAGCCGCCCCATCACCAGCGGGGTGTGGAACTGCTTGAGCTGCTCGTCGGACAGCACCAGCCGCAGCAGGGTCTGCTCGTCGGAGAGTCGGGCGTACTCGTACTGGAACCCGGCGGCGATCTTCTCCGCGGCCATGGTCGTGAGCGCCTGCTTCGCCTTGGCCTTCTGGTCCTCCCAGGCCTTCTTGAGGGCGGACGCGTCGGCCTCGTAGTCGCTCAGGCCGAGCCGGTCGAGCGCCAGGCGCAGCACCTTCTTCTCTTCCTCGTTGAGCTGCAGGGTGGCCAGCTTGTCCAGCAGCGCCTCGAACTGGGCGAGGCCGGGCAGCCCCACGAGCGCGTTCAGCGCGGCGTCGATCACCTCCGCGCCCGCGGCCTCCACGCTGACGCCGATCTGCGCGGCGAGCTTCGGGCCGCGCACGGCGCCCTTCTGCACGGAGACCACCATCGCGCCGGCCTGCTCGCGCGAGAAGGTGAGGATGAAGTCGTCCGACACGGTGACCGAGCCCACCACGGAGGCGCCGATGGACGTCTTCA contains:
- a CDS encoding cytochrome c peroxidase — encoded protein: MKPTRTLSCLLSAFALGGLAGCSTSDAELDPAPTTTQSEAGLSSAARAATGRQLFQHALPNTNGRSCATCHVLDEDTALLPQSVEARLARNPRDPLFNRLDADDPLAPTPTYEHLKKGLVRIILPLPANMDVIDTAGNVITPPDRKIFVWRGVPSIADTAITAPYLFDGRATTLQQQAQAAIHDHSQGGDVSQRTLDRIADFERSVFSSGRARFVSQLLDYGVPLENIPVPENFMALSPQEQRGRDIYAAACQACHGGATTRQIVNRPVHDFLFSALKPDGNVVYTIVPGQGPVRVLEPRPDDEFLLVGFSYFSYLGQLGLFPTFNASVELPRYRFRFYTDGTRQQQVTDLPPIPVTASGDPFDLVPALDENGAPIAGPNNAPQWFSTDPGRALITGDPLDFEAFDVPPLRGVARTAPYFHDNSFATLPEVVDAYSQFLLPFVPALNLPPVHPPQFPGGPPEALSPAQKQDLLAFLNRL